A region from the Benincasa hispida cultivar B227 chromosome 10, ASM972705v1, whole genome shotgun sequence genome encodes:
- the LOC120089032 gene encoding glycosyltransferase BC10-like — translation MAVWPPLTAAGSKMVVVVCAMVLTLAILIFHSDEFKLIQSSNFTYQLRNNGFGDSHGFQSPPKIAFLFLTRKKLPLDFLWANFFKNGDQAKFSIYIHSKPGFVYDKSTTRSSFFYDRQLNNSIQVLWGDSSMIEAERLLFGAALDDPANQRFVILSDSCIPLHNFNHTYNYLMSSTKSFVDSFLNVDEGRYNPKMLPVISQEKWRKGSQWITLVRKHAEIVVNDAIIFPLFKKHCERWPPSEDATGRKKPEKYHPNCIPDEHYVQTLLSIRGLENELERRTLTYSMWNSSIPKVDKRSWHPVTFHYPDATPLRIKEIKEINHIDYESEHRTEWCRVNSKYTSCYLFARKFTPGAGLRILKNDLSENLVDGKHG, via the exons ATGGCGGTATGGCCGCCGTTGACAGCGGCGGGTTCGAAGATGGTGGTGGTTGTGTGTGCCATGGTGTTGACTTTGGCCATATTGATATTTCATTCTGATGAGTTCAAGCTAATTCAATCCTCCAACTTCACTTACCAACTCAGAAACAATGGTTTTGGAGATAGCCATGGCTTCCAATCACCTCCTAAGATTGCCTTTTTGTTTCTCACTCGTAAAAAACTTCCTCTTGACTTTCTTTGGGCCAACTTCTTCAAG AATGGAGACCAagccaaattttcaatttacatTCACTCAAAGCCAGGCTTTGTGTATGACAAATCAACCACTAGGTCTTCTTTCTTTTATGACAGACAATTAAACAACAGTATTCAG GTACTATGGGGAGACTCTAGCATGATTGAAGCAGAACGCCTACTATTTGGTGCAGCTCTTGATGATCCAGCAAATCAGAGATTTGTCATTCTTTCTGATAG CTGCATACCTCTGCATAACTTCAATCATACTTACAATTATCTAATGTCTTCTACAAAAAGCTTTGTTGACAG TTTTCTGAATGTCGATGAAGGCCGATATAATCCCAAGATGTTGCCCGTAATATCGCAGGAAAAATGGCGAAAGGGTTCTCAG TGGATCACTTTGGTGAGGAAACATGCTGAAATTGTAGTGAATGATGCCATAATCTTCCCTTTGTTTAAGAAACATTGTGAG CGATGGCCGCCGTCGGAAGACGCCACTGGAAGGAAAAAACCA GAGAAGTATCATCCCAACTGCATACCAGATGAGCATTATGTGCAGACTTTACTTTCA ATAAGGGGTCTCGAGAATGAACTCGAACGACGAACACTGACGTACTCGATGTGGAATAGTTCTATCCCAAAAGTGGATAAAAGATCTTGGCATCCAGTTACTTTCCATTATCCAGATGCAACTCCTCTGAGAATCAAAGAAATAAAG GAAATCAATCACATTGACTATGAATCCGAACACCGAACGGAGTGGTGTCGTGTTAACTCGAAGTATACGTCGTGCTACTTGTTTGCAAGAAAGTTCACTCCCGGGGCGGGGTTGCGAATCTTGAAAAATGATTTATCAGAGAATCTAGTTGATGGAAAGCATGGGTGA
- the LOC120087593 gene encoding condensin complex subunit 2, with product MAETLSPNPSIAQKQRRPMASQLQSPTSPFFLGSNDDQLERAQARAARAAASRRKSIATNLLPREDPNIFLDKRQILELFQNCIKLASENKINQKNTWELNLIDHLAEIIKVEEEDTETNFQKASCTLEAGVKIYSLRVDATHSEAYKVLGGMNRAGQENEQETIMQEGNPESEQEGVRSKKEEDKKLSPLSTLESSFEALNVKKFDVAFAVDPLYHQTSAQFDEGGAKGLLMNNLGVYGACRVLFDSDEVPGKCMSFENRHDSSDMIDISFAKDCIEEMVLNMRVKDEISPTLRNIVNLFDEDNIRPSDYCSSGLKAAEQVHTDYDVDDRFDGDDFDNFGTANYDNDDQASTVDDGLGGGDASFPTYHEESVSNTYHDPDVEDRLGNVDEYLISCLGFAVRQNAWAGPEHWKYRKTKVSRDSPTENGSETISKRARSKKQVENDIDFTNNLEKEGSDLFAPPRNPKSLLLPKNRAPCNTKLPEDCHYQPEDLVKLFLLPNVKCLRRKGKQHSDEPVQHNDDYGTLPSWEDDNGFGGQFDEGDGHSDVEDSDELVTKPRQVNKIEVQYDKKSKQVDVQALKETLWSHLQESRTDAQGEDETVSFKQIIATFPDDCRAAQTINDISPHLCFICLLHLANEHGLRIIGSDHLNDLTIHFGRHN from the exons ATGGCGGAAACACTAAGCCCTAATCCATCAATAGCGCAGAAGCAGAGGCGTCCGATGGCCTCTCAGTTGCAATCTCCGACGAGCCCTTTTTTCCTTGGCTCCAACGACGACCAACTTGAGCGCGCTCAAGCACGGGCCGCACGCGCTGCAGCAAGTCGCCGAAAGTCCATCGCTACCAATCTCCTACCTCGCGAAGATCCCAATATATTTCTCGACAAGCGGCAGATCCTTGAGTTATTTCAAAATTGCATCAAACTCGCTAGTGAAAAT aaaattaatcaaaaaaataCATGGGAGCTGAATTTAATTGACCATCTTGCTGAGATTATTAAGGTTGAAGAAGAGGACACAGAGACAAATTTTCAGAAG GCAAGTTGTACACTTGAAGCTGGAGTCAAGATATACTCATTAAGGGTGGATGCCACTCATTCAGAGGCATATAAAGTCCTTGGAGGGATGAACAGGGCAGGCCAAGAAAATGAACAAG AAACCATCATGCAGGAAGGAAATCCAGAAAGTGAGCAGGAGGGAGTTCGTTCTAAGAAAGAGGAGGATAAAAAG TTGTCTCCTTTGTCGACACTGGAGTCATCTTTTGAGGCTCTAAATGTAAAGAAATTTGATG TGGCATTTGCGGTGGATCCTCTTTATCATCAAACATCTGCTCAATTTGATGAGGGTGGAGCCAAGGGTCTGTTAATGAATAATCTTGGAGTATATGGTGCTTGTAGGGTGCTTTTTGATTCAGATGAAGTGCCTGGAAAATGTATGTCTTTTGAGAATAGACATGATAGCTCAGATATGATCGATATCTCTTTTGCCAAAG ATTGCATCGAGGAGATGGTATTGAACATGCGAGTGAAGGATGAAATATCTCCAACTCTGAGGAATATAGTCAATCTATTTGATGAAGATAACATACGACCATCAGATTATTGTAGTTCAGGTCTGAAAGCAGCCGAGCAAGTTCATACGGATTACGACGTAGATGATAGATTTGATGGTGATGATTTTGATAACTTCGGCACTGCAAATTATGATAACGATGACCAAGCAAGCACGGTTGATGATGGACTTGGTGGTGGAGATGCAAGTTTTCCAACTTACCACGAG GAAAGTGTGTCAAATACCTACCATGACCCTGATGTTGAGGATAGATTGGGGAACGTAGATGAATATTTGATTTCATGTTTGGGTTTTGCTGTAAGACAGAATGCTTGGGCAGGCCCCGAGCACTGGAAGTATCGTAAAACTAAAG TTTCTAGGGACAGTCCTACAGAAAATGGATCAGAAACGATTAGCAAGAGAGCAAGAAGTAAGAAACAAGTAGAAAATGATATTGATTTCACAAACAATTTGGAAAAAGAAGGTTCAGATCTCTTTGCACCTCCAAGAAACCCCAAATCATTGTTGTTGCCTAAGAATAGAGCACCTTGCAATACTAAGCTTCCTGAAGATTGCCATTACCAGCCTGAAGATCTTGTGAAGTTATTTCTTTTGCCTAATGTAAAG TGTCTTAGGAGGAAGGGAAAACAACATTCAG ATGAACCAGTGCAGCATAACGATGATTATGGAACATTGCCATCCTGGGAAGATGATAATGGATTTGGTGGCCAATTTGATGAAGGTGATGGTCATAGTGATGTGGAGGACTCTGATGAACTTGTTACTAAGCCTCGCCAG GTTAACAAAATTGAAGTTCAATACGACAAAAAATCTAAGCAAGTTGATGTCCAGGCTTTGAAAGAAACACTCTGGTCTCATTTGCAAGAATCTCGAACAGACGCTCAG gGGGAAGACGAAACAGTATCTTTCAAGCAAATCATTGCCACCTTTCCAGATGACTGCAGAGCTGCTCAAACCATCAATGATATCTCGCCCCATTTGTGTTTTATATGCTTATTACATTTAGCTAATGAGCATGGGTTACGTATAATTGGTTCTGACCACTTGAATGATCTCACTATTCACTTTGGTCGTCATAATTGA
- the LOC120087594 gene encoding uncharacterized protein LOC120087594 translates to MAVKPVGSWSPGLTKVGLCLMALCMAAYILGPPLYWHFMEGLAAFSSSSSSFSTCPPCFCDCSSHTDFAFTEELEDTTFRDCVKHDSGMNEETEKSFAELLSEELKLREAEALESHRHADISLLEAKKMTSQYQKEADKCNSGMETCEAARERAEATLASQKRLTALWETRARQRGWRD, encoded by the exons ATGGCAGTGAAGCCGGTGGGTTCATGGTCTCCAGGCCTGACGAAGGTGGGATTGTGTTTAATGGCTCTTTGTATGGCGGCTTACATTCTGGGTCCGCCTCTCTACTGGCATTTCATGGAGGGCTTGGCcgctttctcttcttcttcttcttctttctcaacTTGCCCACCTTGCTTTTGTGACTGTTCTTCTCACACTGACTTTGCCTTCACTGAAG AGCTCGAAGACACCACTTTTAGAG ATTGTGTGAAACATGACTCTGGGATGAACGAGGAAACAGAAAAGAGTTTTGCAGAGTTGTTATCTGAGGAACTGAAACTGAGGGAAGCTGAAGCTTTGGAGAGTCATCGGCATGCTGACATATCTCTGCTAGAAGCAAAGAAGATGACATCTCAATATCAGAAAGAAGCAGACAAGTGCAATTCAGGCATGGAAACATGTGAAGCAGCAAGGGAAAGGGCTGAAGCTACATTGGCTTCACAAAAAAGGCTAACAGCATTATGGGAGACTAGGGCTCGCCAAAGAGGATGGAGAGACTGA